One region of Acidovorax sp. T1 genomic DNA includes:
- a CDS encoding amidohydrolase family protein yields MANFEKTPGWLDWYSGPAKPKFQVPAGAVDAHCHVFGPGNEFPFAPERKYTPCDASKQQLFALRDHLGFARNVIVQATCHGADNSAMVDACKSAGGKARGVATVKRSISDEELQALHDAGVRGVRFNFVKRLVDFTPKDELLEIAGRIQKLGWHVVIYFEAVDLPELWDFFTSLPTTVVVDHMGRPDVSKPIDGPEFELFLKFMREHPNVWSKVSCPERLSITGPKALDGEQNAYQDVVPFARRVVEEFPDRVLWGTDWPHPNLKDHMPDDGLLVDFIPHIAPTAELQRKLLVDNPMRLYWPEEV; encoded by the coding sequence ATGGCAAATTTTGAAAAGACCCCCGGCTGGCTCGACTGGTACAGCGGCCCGGCCAAGCCGAAATTCCAGGTGCCCGCGGGCGCGGTCGATGCCCATTGCCATGTGTTTGGCCCGGGCAACGAATTCCCGTTCGCGCCCGAGCGCAAGTACACGCCCTGCGACGCCAGCAAGCAGCAGCTGTTTGCGCTGCGCGACCATCTGGGCTTTGCGCGCAATGTGATCGTGCAGGCCACCTGCCACGGTGCCGACAACAGCGCCATGGTCGATGCCTGCAAGTCCGCGGGCGGCAAGGCGCGCGGCGTGGCCACCGTGAAGCGCAGCATCAGTGATGAAGAGCTGCAGGCGCTGCATGACGCCGGCGTGCGCGGCGTGCGCTTCAACTTCGTCAAGCGCCTGGTCGACTTCACGCCCAAGGACGAGCTGCTCGAAATCGCCGGCCGCATCCAGAAGCTGGGCTGGCATGTGGTGATCTACTTCGAGGCCGTCGACCTGCCCGAGCTGTGGGATTTCTTCACCAGCCTGCCGACCACGGTGGTCGTGGACCACATGGGCCGCCCCGATGTGAGCAAGCCCATCGACGGCCCCGAGTTCGAGCTGTTTCTCAAGTTCATGCGCGAGCACCCCAATGTCTGGAGCAAGGTCTCGTGCCCCGAGCGCCTGTCCATCACCGGCCCCAAGGCGCTTGATGGCGAACAGAATGCCTACCAGGACGTGGTGCCGTTCGCGCGCCGTGTGGTCGAGGAGTTCCCCGATCGCGTGCTGTGGGGCACCGACTGGCCGCACCCCAACCTCAAGGACCATATGCCCGACGACGGCCTGCTGGTGGACTTCATTCCCCACATCGCGCCCACGGCCGAACTGCAGCGCAAGCTGCTGGTGGACAATCCCATGCGTCTTTACTGGCCAGAGGAAGTCTGA
- the ligA gene encoding protocatechuate 4,5-dioxygenase subunit alpha has protein sequence MALHKPYTDVPGTIIFDAQQSRKGYWLNQFCMSLMKAENRARFKADERAYLDEWAMTEEQKQAVLARDLNWCMRTGGNIYFLAKIGATDGKSFQQMAGSMTGMTEDEYRAMMLAGGRSANGNRVVGEDGDAQAHRQPQGNSARKEGN, from the coding sequence ATGGCTCTGCATAAACCCTATACCGATGTGCCCGGCACCATCATCTTTGACGCCCAGCAGTCCCGCAAGGGCTACTGGCTCAACCAGTTCTGCATGTCGCTGATGAAGGCCGAGAACCGCGCGCGCTTCAAGGCCGACGAGCGCGCCTACCTCGACGAGTGGGCGATGACCGAAGAGCAGAAGCAGGCCGTGCTCGCGCGCGACCTGAACTGGTGCATGCGCACCGGCGGCAACATCTACTTTCTGGCCAAGATCGGCGCGACCGACGGCAAGAGCTTCCAGCAGATGGCAGGCTCTATGACCGGCATGACCGAAGACGAATACCGCGCCATGATGCTTGCCGGCGGCCGCTCGGCCAACGGCAACCGCGTTGTCGGCGAAGACGGCGACGCCCAGGCGCACCGCCAGCCCCAAGGAAACTCTGCCCGCAAGGAGGGCAACTGA
- a CDS encoding class III extradiol dioxygenase subunit beta, which yields MARITASVFTSHVPAIGAALDLGRDQDDYWKPLFKGYEPSKQWMKDNKPDVIFLVYNDHATAFSLDMIPTFAIGTADTFTPADEGWGPRPVPTVVGHPDLASHIAQSVIQQDFDLTIVNKMDVDHGLTVPLSLMCGQPTPEEGWPCPVIPFAVNVVQYPVPSGQRCFNLGRAIRKAVESYDEDLNVHIWGTGGMSHQLQGARAGLINKEWDLNFLDRLIDNPHGLAKMPHIDYVREAGSEGIELVMWLIARGAMSDIDSPAPVPKVAHRFYHVPASNTAVGHLILENQ from the coding sequence ATGGCCCGCATCACCGCTTCCGTCTTCACTTCCCATGTGCCCGCGATAGGCGCGGCCCTCGACCTGGGCCGCGACCAGGACGACTACTGGAAGCCGCTGTTCAAGGGCTATGAGCCCTCCAAGCAGTGGATGAAGGACAACAAGCCCGACGTCATCTTCCTGGTCTACAACGACCACGCGACGGCGTTCAGCCTGGACATGATTCCCACGTTCGCGATCGGCACGGCCGACACCTTCACGCCGGCCGACGAAGGCTGGGGCCCGCGCCCCGTGCCCACCGTCGTTGGCCACCCCGATCTGGCGTCGCACATCGCGCAGTCGGTGATACAGCAGGATTTCGACCTGACCATCGTCAACAAGATGGACGTGGACCACGGCCTCACCGTGCCGCTGTCGCTGATGTGCGGCCAGCCCACGCCCGAGGAAGGCTGGCCTTGCCCGGTGATTCCGTTTGCGGTCAACGTGGTGCAATACCCCGTGCCTTCGGGCCAGCGCTGCTTCAACCTGGGCCGCGCGATCCGCAAGGCCGTGGAAAGCTATGACGAGGACCTCAACGTCCACATCTGGGGCACGGGCGGCATGAGCCACCAGCTGCAGGGCGCGCGCGCCGGCCTGATCAACAAGGAATGGGACCTGAACTTCCTGGACCGCCTGATCGACAACCCCCATGGCCTGGCCAAGATGCCGCACATCGACTATGTGCGCGAAGCCGGCTCGGAAGGCATCGAACTGGTGATGTGGCTGATCGCGCGCGGCGCGATGAGCGACATCGACAGCCCGGCGCCCGTGCCCAAGGTCGCCCACCGCTTCTACCATGTGCCTGCGTCGAATACCGCCGTGGGCCACCTGATCCTGGAGAACCAATGA
- a CDS encoding Gfo/Idh/MocA family oxidoreductase — MNNKKTIKVALAGAGAFGIKHLDGIKNIDGVEVVSLVSRDLEKTREVAAKYGIAHVTTDLADSLALAEVDAVILCTPTQMHASQAIACLKAGKHVQVEIPMADSLADAEAVVAAQKESGLVAMCGHTRRFNPSHQWIHKKVGAGELNLQQMDVQTYFFRRTNTNALGQARSWTDHLLWHHAAHTVDLFAYQAGSPIVQANAVQGPIHPVLGIAMDMSIQLKAANGAICTLSLSFNNDGPLGTYFRYIGDTGTYLARYDDLFNGKDEKIDVSQVDVSMNGIELQDREFFAAIREGREPNASVAQVLPCYQALHKLEQQLN, encoded by the coding sequence ATGAACAACAAGAAGACCATCAAAGTTGCCCTGGCCGGTGCCGGCGCATTCGGCATCAAGCACCTCGACGGCATCAAGAACATAGACGGCGTCGAAGTCGTCTCGCTGGTGAGCCGCGACCTCGAAAAGACGCGCGAAGTCGCGGCCAAGTACGGCATTGCCCATGTGACCACCGATCTCGCCGACAGCCTGGCGCTCGCCGAAGTCGACGCCGTGATCCTGTGCACGCCCACACAGATGCATGCTTCTCAGGCGATTGCCTGCCTCAAGGCCGGCAAGCATGTGCAGGTCGAGATTCCCATGGCCGACAGCCTGGCCGACGCCGAGGCCGTGGTCGCAGCGCAAAAGGAATCGGGCCTGGTCGCGATGTGCGGCCATACGCGCCGCTTCAATCCCAGCCACCAGTGGATCCACAAGAAGGTCGGCGCAGGCGAGCTGAACCTGCAGCAGATGGACGTGCAGACCTATTTCTTCCGCCGCACCAACACCAACGCCCTGGGCCAGGCACGCAGCTGGACCGACCACCTGCTGTGGCACCACGCAGCCCACACCGTGGACCTGTTTGCCTACCAGGCGGGCAGCCCCATCGTGCAGGCCAATGCCGTGCAAGGCCCCATCCACCCCGTGCTGGGCATCGCCATGGACATGAGCATACAGCTCAAGGCCGCGAACGGCGCGATCTGCACGCTGAGCCTGTCGTTCAACAACGACGGCCCGCTGGGCACCTACTTCCGCTACATCGGCGACACCGGCACCTATCTGGCGCGCTACGATGACCTGTTCAACGGCAAGGATGAAAAGATCGACGTGTCCCAGGTCGATGTGTCGATGAACGGCATCGAGCTGCAGGACCGCGAGTTCTTTGCCGCGATCCGCGAAGGCCGCGAACCCAATGCCAGCGTGGCCCAGGTGCTGCCTTGCTACCAGGCGCTGCATAAGCTTGAGCAGCAATTGAACTAA
- a CDS encoding aldo/keto reductase yields MQTRKIGPFDVTSVGLGCMNLSHAYGTPPSAEQGRELLAHALDQGVTLFDTAALYGFGANETLVGPVLAPHRDRITLCSKGGMAGVVGEDGVTRRVIDGRPATLRRNCEDSLRRLGTDVIDLYYLHRWDKSVPIEESVGEMGRLLQEGKVRALGLSEVSAETLSRAHREHPITALQSEYSLWSRNAELGTLQRCAELGIAYVAFSPLGRGFLGGDLLDAATLGEKDVRTAMPRFSAENYPRNLRLLAPMREIAEQADCSLAALAIAWVLHQGEHVIALPGTTQRKHLDEDLHGAEIKLSSAQLEQLDALFQPSAIVGSRYAPQGHREVDTEEFVRAD; encoded by the coding sequence ATGCAGACACGCAAAATCGGCCCCTTCGACGTCACTTCCGTCGGTCTGGGCTGCATGAATCTGAGCCATGCCTACGGCACGCCGCCCAGCGCCGAGCAGGGCCGCGAGCTGCTCGCCCATGCGCTCGACCAGGGCGTGACGCTGTTCGACACCGCGGCCCTCTACGGCTTTGGCGCGAATGAAACCTTGGTCGGCCCGGTGCTGGCGCCGCACCGCGACCGCATCACGCTGTGCAGCAAGGGCGGCATGGCCGGGGTGGTGGGCGAGGACGGCGTGACGCGCCGCGTGATCGATGGCCGGCCGGCCACGCTGCGGCGCAATTGCGAGGACAGCCTGCGCCGCCTGGGCACCGACGTGATCGACCTCTACTACCTGCACCGCTGGGACAAGTCGGTGCCTATCGAGGAATCGGTGGGCGAGATGGGCCGGCTGCTGCAGGAGGGCAAGGTGCGCGCGCTGGGCCTGTCCGAAGTCTCGGCCGAGACGCTTTCGCGCGCCCACCGCGAGCACCCGATCACCGCGCTGCAAAGCGAGTACTCGCTGTGGTCGCGCAACGCCGAACTCGGCACGCTGCAGCGCTGCGCCGAGCTGGGCATTGCCTATGTGGCTTTCAGTCCGCTGGGCCGTGGCTTTCTGGGCGGCGATCTGCTCGATGCGGCGACGCTGGGCGAAAAGGACGTGCGCACGGCCATGCCGCGTTTCTCGGCGGAAAACTACCCGCGCAACCTGCGTCTGCTCGCGCCCATGCGCGAGATCGCCGAACAGGCCGACTGCAGCCTGGCCGCGCTGGCGATTGCCTGGGTGTTGCACCAGGGCGAGCATGTGATCGCGCTGCCCGGCACCACGCAGCGCAAGCACCTGGATGAAGACCTGCATGGCGCCGAAATCAAGCTGTCTAGCGCCCAGCTCGAGCAACTCGACGCGCTGTTCCAGCCATCGGCGATCGTCGGCAGCCGCTACGCGCCGCAGGGGCACCGCGAAGTCGATACCGAGGAATTCGTGCGCGCCGACTGA
- a CDS encoding Bug family tripartite tricarboxylate transporter substrate binding protein, which yields MTIDTRQMNRRSAGLALGALALGAMAPARAQTATNWPTKQVRIINPFPVGGGPDGTSRLVADKLSRLWNQPVIVENRPGGNGFIAIDAFKRGATDGTDIIQLDNVHLAAYPHLFKKLPYNIDKDFEVVLPLFRTFFFVCVATDSPYKTVADLIADAKARPGKLNYGSWSVGNPVHLGSALLESLTGTKMEHVIYKETSQLYTSVATGELAFALGSSGTAGPLARSGKLRFLAVLAPHRLKGYEDVPTVAESGGPANAIVTGWNAFAVSKSTPAAVVDKIRRDTMKALAEPDVQPKFQTFGYENYFPTPQEFKTFMVEENKRFGDVIRRANLEL from the coding sequence ATGACCATAGACACACGTCAAATGAACCGCCGCAGCGCCGGCCTTGCGTTGGGCGCGCTCGCGCTCGGCGCCATGGCCCCGGCACGCGCCCAGACCGCGACCAACTGGCCCACCAAGCAGGTGCGCATCATCAATCCGTTTCCCGTGGGCGGCGGCCCCGACGGCACCTCGCGCCTGGTCGCAGACAAGCTGTCGCGCCTTTGGAACCAGCCGGTGATCGTCGAGAACCGCCCCGGCGGCAACGGTTTCATCGCCATCGATGCGTTCAAGCGCGGCGCGACCGACGGCACGGACATCATCCAGCTGGACAACGTCCACCTCGCGGCCTACCCCCACCTGTTCAAGAAGCTGCCCTACAACATCGACAAGGACTTCGAAGTCGTTCTGCCGCTGTTTCGCACCTTCTTCTTCGTCTGCGTCGCGACCGACAGCCCTTACAAGACCGTCGCCGACCTGATTGCCGATGCCAAGGCGCGTCCCGGCAAGCTCAACTACGGCTCGTGGTCCGTGGGCAATCCCGTGCACCTGGGCTCGGCGCTGCTCGAATCGCTGACCGGCACCAAGATGGAGCATGTGATCTACAAGGAAACCAGCCAGCTCTACACCAGCGTCGCCACGGGCGAGCTCGCGTTCGCGCTGGGATCGTCCGGCACCGCGGGTCCGCTCGCGCGTTCGGGCAAGCTGCGCTTCCTAGCCGTGCTCGCGCCCCACCGCCTCAAGGGCTACGAAGACGTTCCCACGGTCGCCGAATCGGGCGGCCCGGCCAATGCCATCGTCACCGGCTGGAACGCGTTTGCAGTGTCCAAGAGCACGCCCGCGGCCGTGGTCGACAAGATCCGCCGCGACACCATGAAGGCGCTGGCCGAGCCCGATGTGCAGCCCAAGTTCCAGACCTTCGGCTACGAGAACTACTTCCCGACACCGCAGGAATTCAAGACCTTCATGGTCGAAGAGAACAAGCGCTTTGGGGACGTGATCCGGCGCGCGAACCTGGAGCTGTGA
- a CDS encoding LysR family transcriptional regulator: MNLQQIETFVQVAETGSFSKAALLLDIAQPALSRQVRTLEIELRETLLIRTGRGVTLTDAGRRLLEHGHAIMQRVALAKEDLGSQRDEPVGRIVVGLPPSLARRLTLPLIDVFSREMPKAGLAVVEGFSVNMAEWLTSGRMDLALVYTPEPQPQVEVTPVLEERLCLIGPASMGHRTAVRFEELSGYPLVMPQRGQIFRKLMEAQATLSQVKLNVVWEVSSVPAILDLVRGGYGYAALTASALSSHDHQDELACIPIESPGIVSTLCMAQSAKKKSTPLIRRTSELLRGLCLEAAVRPLKGE; encoded by the coding sequence ATGAATCTTCAGCAGATAGAAACTTTTGTCCAGGTGGCCGAGACCGGCAGCTTCAGCAAGGCCGCGCTCTTGCTCGATATTGCGCAGCCGGCGCTCAGCCGCCAGGTGCGCACCCTGGAAATCGAGCTGCGCGAGACCTTGCTGATACGCACCGGCCGCGGCGTGACGCTTACCGACGCGGGCCGGCGCCTGCTCGAGCATGGCCATGCCATCATGCAGCGCGTGGCCCTGGCCAAGGAAGACCTGGGCAGCCAGCGCGACGAACCCGTGGGGCGCATCGTGGTCGGTCTTCCGCCCAGCCTCGCGCGCCGGCTCACGCTGCCGCTGATCGATGTCTTCAGCCGTGAAATGCCCAAGGCGGGCCTGGCCGTGGTCGAAGGCTTTTCGGTCAACATGGCCGAATGGCTCACATCGGGGCGCATGGACCTGGCCCTGGTCTACACGCCCGAGCCCCAGCCCCAGGTCGAGGTCACGCCCGTGCTCGAGGAGCGGCTATGCCTTATAGGACCGGCGAGCATGGGCCATCGCACTGCAGTGCGCTTCGAGGAGCTCTCGGGCTATCCGCTGGTCATGCCGCAGCGCGGCCAGATCTTCCGCAAGCTGATGGAAGCCCAGGCGACGCTGTCGCAGGTCAAGCTCAACGTGGTCTGGGAAGTTTCCAGCGTCCCCGCCATCCTGGACCTGGTGCGTGGCGGCTACGGCTATGCGGCGCTCACGGCGAGTGCGCTCAGCAGCCATGACCATCAGGACGAGCTGGCCTGCATTCCCATCGAGTCACCGGGCATAGTGAGCACGCTGTGCATGGCGCAGTCGGCAAAGAAGAAAAGCACGCCGCTGATACGCCGCACTTCGGAGTTGCTGCGTGGCCTGTGCCTGGAGGCGGCTGTGAGGCCTTTGAAGGGGGAGTGA
- a CDS encoding IclR family transcriptional regulator domain-containing protein: MTPLPSSSPGPGIAAADYIAGLGKGLAVLECFDTERQRLNATLAAERAGLTRAAARRHLLTLAHLGYLESDGHHFWLTPKVLGLSGSYLASARLPRTVQPVLNRLSALAAFSFSAAILAGSETVVIACSTAQGAAQQLFAHGVHLGSRLPAHASSTGRVLLAALPLQALEEWLACRTLHRLTLHTLTQPPELRACLDQVRAQDYCIAQEEHELGVQAIAVPLRNSAGQTVAALNAVMSSQHMTAQALERNLLPLLRDAAQELRPLL, from the coding sequence ATGACGCCCTTGCCTTCCTCATCGCCCGGCCCCGGCATTGCCGCGGCCGATTACATCGCCGGCCTGGGCAAGGGCCTGGCCGTGCTCGAATGCTTCGACACGGAGCGCCAGCGGCTCAACGCCACGCTGGCCGCGGAGCGCGCAGGTCTCACGCGCGCCGCCGCGCGCCGCCATCTGCTGACGCTGGCGCACCTGGGCTATCTTGAATCCGACGGCCACCATTTCTGGCTCACGCCCAAGGTGCTGGGCCTGTCGGGCAGCTATCTGGCCAGCGCCCGCCTGCCGCGCACCGTGCAACCCGTGCTCAATCGCCTGAGCGCGCTGGCCGCGTTCTCGTTTTCCGCAGCGATTCTTGCGGGCAGCGAAACCGTGGTGATCGCGTGCAGCACAGCCCAGGGCGCGGCCCAGCAGCTGTTTGCCCACGGCGTGCATCTGGGCAGCCGGCTGCCCGCGCATGCTTCGTCGACCGGCCGCGTGCTGCTGGCCGCCCTGCCCTTGCAGGCGCTGGAGGAATGGCTGGCCTGCCGCACGCTGCACCGGCTGACGCTGCACACGCTGACCCAGCCTCCCGAGCTGCGCGCCTGTCTGGACCAGGTGCGCGCCCAGGACTACTGCATTGCCCAGGAAGAGCACGAGCTGGGTGTGCAGGCGATCGCCGTGCCGCTGCGCAACAGCGCGGGCCAGACCGTGGCCGCGCTCAACGCCGTGATGTCTTCGCAGCACATGACGGCCCAGGCCCTGGAGCGCAATCTGCTGCCGCTGCTGCGCGACGCGGCGCAGGAGTTGCGGCCGTTGCTGTGA
- the pobA gene encoding 4-hydroxybenzoate 3-monooxygenase, which translates to MRTQVAIIGAGPAGLLLGQLLYEAGIDNVILEQRSPDYVLGRIRAGVLEQVTVDLLTQAKADKRMRAEGLPHDGIELLFGGKRHRIDLHELTGGKRVMVYGQTEVTRDLMEARERAGLLTVYEAQDVTPLEFGSERPRVRYHKDGEQHEISCDFIAGCDGFHGVCRASIPAESIRNYEKVYPFGWLGILADVPPVSHELIYAHTERGFALCSQRSATRSRYYLQVPLTDKVENWSDEAFWDELRLRLDPEARDNLVTGASLEKSIAPLRSFVSEPMRFGRMFLAGDAAHIVPPTGAKGLNLAASDVGYLSNAFAEYYQQRSSEGIDRYSEVSLRRVWKAERFSWWMTSLMHRFPESGDFERKVQEAELDYLVHSRAGSTALAENYVGLPLN; encoded by the coding sequence ATGCGTACACAAGTGGCAATCATCGGCGCCGGCCCCGCAGGCCTACTTCTGGGACAGCTGCTGTATGAAGCAGGCATCGACAACGTGATCCTCGAGCAGCGCAGTCCCGACTACGTGCTGGGCCGCATCCGCGCCGGCGTGCTCGAACAGGTCACGGTCGATCTGCTGACCCAGGCCAAGGCCGACAAGCGCATGCGCGCCGAAGGCCTGCCGCACGACGGCATCGAACTGCTGTTCGGCGGCAAGCGCCACCGCATCGACCTGCATGAACTCACGGGTGGCAAGCGCGTGATGGTCTACGGCCAGACCGAAGTCACGCGCGACCTGATGGAAGCGCGCGAACGCGCGGGCCTGCTCACGGTGTACGAAGCCCAGGACGTGACGCCGCTTGAATTCGGCAGCGAGCGCCCGCGCGTGCGCTATCACAAGGACGGCGAGCAGCATGAGATCAGCTGCGACTTCATTGCCGGCTGCGATGGCTTTCACGGCGTGTGCCGCGCGAGCATTCCCGCGGAAAGCATCCGCAACTACGAGAAGGTCTACCCGTTCGGCTGGCTGGGCATCCTGGCCGATGTGCCGCCGGTCTCGCATGAGCTGATCTACGCCCACACCGAGCGCGGCTTCGCCTTGTGCAGCCAGCGCAGCGCCACGCGCAGCCGCTATTACCTGCAGGTGCCGCTGACCGACAAGGTCGAGAACTGGAGCGATGAGGCGTTCTGGGATGAATTGCGCCTGCGCCTGGACCCCGAGGCGCGCGACAACCTGGTCACAGGCGCTTCGCTCGAAAAGAGCATTGCGCCGCTGCGCAGCTTCGTGTCCGAACCCATGCGCTTCGGCCGCATGTTCCTCGCGGGCGACGCGGCCCACATCGTGCCGCCCACGGGCGCCAAGGGGCTCAACCTGGCGGCCTCCGACGTGGGCTATCTGTCGAACGCGTTTGCCGAGTACTACCAGCAGCGCAGCAGCGAAGGCATAGACCGCTATTCGGAAGTCAGCCTGCGCCGCGTCTGGAAGGCCGAGCGCTTCTCGTGGTGGATGACTTCGCTGATGCACCGCTTCCCCGAGTCGGGCGACTTCGAGCGCAAGGTGCAGGAAGCCGAACTCGACTATCTGGTGCATTCGCGCGCCGGTTCGACGGCGCTGGCGGAAAACTATGTCGGCCTGCCGTTGAACTGA
- a CDS encoding TauD/TfdA dioxygenase family protein: MSDRLETALQATPHISAVPQSAHIGALIGGVDLSQPLTPAEVHSIRSALLRWKVVFFREQHLSHEQHVAFARQFGELTIGHPVFGHVEGHPELYSIAKHRRANSHGSEPERRPWTGWHADVTAAHNPPAASILRGVTIPPYGGDTQWTNLAAAYDALSEPLKAFLQGLRGEHRFSPPTGASPTPEYLQLIKNNTLVSEHPLVTVHPETGEQVLYISPGFLKTISGLRTRESRVLLELLWEHAVASEFTVRFKWEAGSIAFWDNRSTAHVAPQDIFALKYDRQLYRSTLVGEVPVGADGRASTALQGDPVLAAHGAAY; the protein is encoded by the coding sequence CTGAGCGATCGTCTCGAGACCGCGCTGCAGGCTACGCCGCATATCAGCGCCGTGCCGCAGTCGGCGCATATCGGCGCGCTGATTGGCGGCGTGGATCTGAGCCAGCCGCTGACGCCGGCCGAAGTGCACAGCATCCGTTCGGCGCTGCTGCGCTGGAAGGTGGTGTTCTTTCGCGAGCAGCATCTGAGCCATGAACAGCATGTGGCGTTTGCGCGCCAGTTCGGCGAACTGACCATAGGCCATCCGGTGTTCGGCCATGTCGAAGGCCATCCCGAGCTGTACTCGATTGCCAAGCACCGCCGCGCCAACAGCCATGGAAGCGAACCCGAGCGCCGCCCCTGGACTGGCTGGCATGCCGACGTCACCGCCGCGCACAACCCGCCCGCGGCCTCCATCCTGCGCGGCGTGACCATTCCGCCCTATGGCGGCGACACGCAGTGGACCAATCTGGCCGCCGCCTACGACGCGCTGTCCGAGCCGTTGAAGGCTTTCCTGCAAGGCCTGCGCGGCGAGCACCGCTTCAGCCCGCCCACGGGCGCCAGCCCCACGCCCGAATATCTGCAACTGATCAAAAACAATACGCTGGTCAGCGAGCATCCGCTGGTCACCGTGCACCCCGAGACCGGAGAACAGGTGCTCTACATCAGCCCCGGTTTTCTCAAGACCATCTCCGGCCTGCGCACGCGCGAATCGCGCGTTCTGCTGGAACTGCTGTGGGAACATGCGGTGGCCAGCGAATTCACCGTGCGCTTCAAATGGGAAGCCGGCTCGATTGCCTTCTGGGACAACCGCTCCACCGCCCATGTCGCGCCGCAGGACATCTTCGCGCTCAAATACGACCGCCAGCTCTATCGCAGCACGCTGGTCGGCGAAGTGCCCGTGGGCGCCGACGGCCGCGCTTCGACGGCGCTCCAGGGCGATCCGGTGCTGGCCGCCCATGGTGCGGCCTACTGA